From Miscanthus floridulus cultivar M001 chromosome 15, ASM1932011v1, whole genome shotgun sequence, the proteins below share one genomic window:
- the LOC136507889 gene encoding amino acid permease 3-like, giving the protein MAPAAHNVVNNMHSVAPMEVSVEAGNASAAEWLDDDGRPRRTGTFWTASAHIITAVIGSGVLSLAWAIAQLGWVAGPTAMLLFAIVTYYTATLLAECYRTGDPETGKRNYTYMDAVRSNLGGAKVVFCGVIQYANLVGVAIGYTIASSISMKAIRRAGCFHTHGHADPCKSSSTPYMILFGVVQILFSQIPDFDQIWWLSIVAAVMSFTYSSIGLSLGIAQTISNGGFKGSLTGVSIGASVTSTQKIWHTLQAFGDIAFAYSFSNILIEIQDTIKAPPPSESKVMQKATRLSVATTTIFYMLCGCMGYAAFGDNAPDNLLTGFGFYEPFWLLDIANIAIVVHLVGAYQVFCQPIFAFVERRAATAWPDSAFISRELRVGPFALSVFRLTWRSAFVCVTTVVAMLLPFFGDVVGLLGAVSFWPLTVYFPVEMYIKQHRVPRGSTKWICLQTLSVSCLLVSIAAAAGSIADVIDALKVYRPFSG; this is encoded by the exons ATGGCACCGGCAGCGCACAACGTAGTGAATAACATGCACTCCGTTGCGCCCATGGAGGTGTCAGTCGAGGCCGGCAACGCCAGTGCTGCCGAGTGGCTGGACGACGACGGCCGCCCGCGCCGCACCGGCACGTTCTGGACGGCCAGCGCGCACATCATCACCGCCGTCATCGGCTCCGGCGTGCTCTCCCTGGCCTGGGCCATCGCGCAGCTCGGCTGGGTCGCCGGCCCTACCGCGATGCTCCTCTTCGCCATCGTCACCTACTACACCGCCACGCTGCTCGCCGAGTGCTACCGCACGGGTGATCCGGAGACGGGCAAGCGAAACTACACCTACATGGACGCCGTGCGCTCCAACCTCGGCGGCGCCAAGGTCGTGTTCTGCGGCGTGATCCAGTACGCCAACCTCGTCGGCGTCGCCATCGGGTACACCATCGCGTCGTCCATCAGCATGAAGGCCATCAGGAGAGCTGGGTGCTTCCACACCCACGGACATGCCGATCCCTGCAAGAGCTCCAGCACGCCGTACATGATCCTCTTCGGCGTTGTGCAGATTCTCTTCTCGCAGATACCGGACTTTGATCAGATTTGGTGGCTCTCCATTGTGGCCGCCGTCATGTCCTTCACTTATTCTTCCATCGGGCTCTCCCTCGGCATCGCACAGACCATCT CCAATGGTGGGTTCAAGGGCAGCCTCACTGGCGTCAGCATCGGCGCCAGCGTCACCTCCACACAGAAGATCTGGCACACCCTTCAGGCCTTCGGCGACATCGCCTTCGCCTACTCCTTCTCCAACATCCTCATCGAAATCCAA GACACGATCAAGGCACCACCACCGTCGGAGTCGAAGGTGATGCAGAAGGCGACGCGTCTAAGCGTGGCGACGACGACGATATTCTACATGCTGTGTGGATGCATGGGGTACGCAGCGTTCGGTGATAACGCGCCAGATAACCTcctcaccggctttggcttctaCGAGCCTTTCTGGCTTCTCGACATCGCCAACATCGCCATCGTCGTCCACCTCGTCGGCGCCTACCAGGTGTTCTGCCAGCCTATCTTTGCCTTCGTCGAGCGCCGCGCGGCTACCGCCTGGCCGGACAGCGCCTTCATCTCCAGGGAGCTCCGCGTGGGTCCCTTCGCGCTCAGCGTGTTCCGCCTGACATGGCGCTCGGCGTTCGTGTGCGTCACCACCGTCGTGGCCATGCTGCTGCCATTCTTCGGTGACGTGGTGGGGCTCCTTGGCGCCGTCTCCTTCTGGCCGCTCACCGTCTACTTCCCCGTCGAGATGTACATCAAGCAGCACCGCGTGCCGCGCGGCAGCACCAAGTGGATCTGTCTCCAGACACTCAGCGTCAGCTGTCTTCTTGTCTCCATCGCCGCCGCGGCAGGATCCATTGCCGATGTGATCGACGCGCTCAAGGTCTACCGGCCGTTCAGCGGTTAA